Proteins encoded within one genomic window of Bradyrhizobium sp. 186:
- a CDS encoding AlpA family phage regulatory protein, producing the protein MSVRKLLLFPELSDHGVPFGRRYIDRLEAEGKFPRRVPIGAKRVGWIATEIEGWVSAAIARRSRNVAAQALAERVD; encoded by the coding sequence ATGTCAGTTCGCAAGCTGTTGTTATTTCCTGAACTGAGCGACCACGGCGTTCCCTTCGGTCGCCGGTACATCGATCGTCTCGAAGCTGAGGGAAAATTTCCGAGGCGCGTTCCGATCGGCGCCAAGCGCGTGGGTTGGATTGCCACAGAGATTGAGGGTTGGGTCAGTGCCGCGATTGCACGGCGCTCGCGCAACGTTGCCGCGCAGGCCCTAGCTGAGCGCGTCGACTAA
- a CDS encoding FAD-linked oxidase C-terminal domain-containing protein translates to MNADALPRPAPEIIADVRTRLAERLGDRVTAAQAVLKQHSHGEGLPAVGVPDLVVFPETNEEVAFVLALCNEHRVPVTPFGAGSSLEGQLAALAGGVSLDMNRFGKILDVSPDSLDCRVQAGVTREALNAEIRDTGLFFPVDPGANASIGGMASTRASGTNAVRYGTMRENILGLTVVTPDGRIVRTGSRARKSSAGLDLTHLYVGSEGTLGVITEIQLKLYGLPETIVAAVCQFASLEGAVAAVVTALQSNLKMARIELLDEVQMRAAIRYSKLDYVETPTLFLEFHGTTNGTREEVELMQAITADYGGREFQFAERPEDRSRLWKARYNSYQAVMALSPGKNNMGTDACVPISALPVCLLDTKADIVASGLTAPIVGHVGDGNFHLGILFDPNDAEETERAEALAFRTARRAIAMGGTCSGEHGVGLHKIVHMETEHGEGIALMKAVKQALDPHGIMNPGKVYP, encoded by the coding sequence ATGAACGCCGATGCCCTGCCGCGCCCGGCGCCTGAAATCATCGCCGATGTCCGCACGCGGCTCGCCGAGCGCCTGGGGGATCGGGTGACGGCCGCGCAGGCGGTGCTCAAGCAGCACAGTCACGGCGAGGGTCTGCCGGCGGTCGGCGTGCCCGATCTCGTGGTCTTTCCCGAGACCAATGAAGAGGTCGCGTTCGTCCTCGCCCTGTGCAACGAACATCGGGTGCCGGTGACGCCCTTCGGTGCGGGGTCCTCGCTCGAGGGCCAGCTTGCCGCGCTTGCCGGCGGCGTGTCGCTGGACATGAACCGCTTCGGCAAAATCCTGGACGTCTCGCCCGACTCCCTCGACTGCCGCGTTCAGGCCGGCGTCACGCGCGAGGCCTTGAACGCCGAGATCCGCGATACCGGACTGTTCTTCCCGGTCGATCCCGGCGCCAACGCCTCGATCGGCGGCATGGCCTCGACGCGTGCCTCCGGCACCAATGCGGTGCGCTACGGGACGATGCGCGAGAACATTCTCGGCCTTACCGTCGTCACGCCCGACGGCCGCATCGTGCGTACCGGTAGCCGTGCGCGGAAGTCCTCAGCCGGTCTCGATCTCACTCATCTCTATGTCGGCAGCGAAGGCACGCTCGGCGTCATCACGGAGATACAGCTCAAGCTCTACGGCCTGCCGGAGACGATCGTCGCCGCCGTCTGCCAGTTTGCCTCGCTCGAGGGAGCCGTCGCGGCGGTCGTGACCGCGCTCCAGTCCAACCTGAAGATGGCGCGCATCGAGCTGCTCGACGAGGTGCAGATGCGCGCCGCGATCCGCTACTCGAAGCTCGACTACGTGGAGACGCCGACGCTGTTCCTCGAATTCCACGGCACGACGAATGGAACGCGCGAGGAGGTCGAGCTGATGCAGGCGATAACCGCAGATTACGGCGGTCGCGAATTTCAGTTCGCGGAGCGCCCAGAAGACCGAAGCCGATTGTGGAAGGCGCGGTACAATTCCTATCAGGCGGTGATGGCACTGAGTCCCGGCAAGAACAATATGGGGACCGATGCCTGCGTGCCGATTTCGGCGTTGCCCGTCTGCCTGCTGGACACCAAGGCGGATATCGTCGCATCCGGCTTGACCGCTCCCATCGTCGGCCATGTCGGGGACGGAAATTTCCATCTCGGGATCCTGTTCGATCCGAATGACGCCGAGGAGACCGAGCGCGCGGAGGCGCTCGCTTTCCGCACCGCGCGCCGGGCCATTGCCATGGGCGGCACCTGCTCGGGCGAGCACGGCGTCGGGCTGCACAAGATCGTGCATATGGAGACCGAGCACGGTGAAGGTATTGCACTGATGAAGGCTGTGAAGCAGGCGCTCGATCCGCACGGGATCATGAACCCAGGCAAGGTCTACCCCTGA
- a CDS encoding RNA ligase family protein, translating into MRSFEFCLPTKGTTVPDGPDWLHEVKYDGYRLRLERDGDRVRLITRGGYDWASHYPWIIEAARKIKQRQFVLDGEAVVLGVDGISDFNALHSRKHDHEVQFCAFDILAEGGDDLRTLPLSLRKANLERLLARRPEGVFVNPFERGEIGPDLFGAACKLGLEGLVSKRRDRPYQGGRCRYWIKVKNRKHPAMEREL; encoded by the coding sequence ATGCGTTCATTTGAGTTTTGCCTGCCGACCAAGGGCACAACAGTCCCGGACGGCCCCGATTGGCTTCACGAAGTAAAATACGACGGGTATCGCCTCCGCTTGGAGCGCGACGGCGACCGCGTGCGCCTGATCACGCGCGGCGGTTACGATTGGGCCAGCCACTATCCATGGATCATCGAGGCCGCGCGCAAGATCAAGCAGAGACAATTCGTGCTCGATGGCGAAGCGGTTGTGCTCGGCGTCGATGGCATCTCAGATTTTAACGCGCTTCACTCGCGCAAGCACGATCACGAAGTGCAGTTTTGCGCCTTCGATATTCTCGCCGAAGGCGGTGATGACCTCCGCACGCTCCCCTTATCGCTGCGGAAGGCGAACTTGGAGCGCTTGTTGGCGCGGCGTCCTGAAGGTGTGTTCGTCAATCCGTTTGAGCGCGGCGAGATTGGGCCTGATCTGTTTGGAGCTGCCTGCAAATTGGGGCTAGAAGGGTTAGTGTCCAAGCGGCGCGACCGGCCCTATCAGGGTGGGCGTTGTCGCTACTGGATCAAAGTGAAAAACCGCAAGCATCCAGCGATGGAGCGCGAGCTATAA
- a CDS encoding peroxidase family protein, with translation MAVRFHTLDFRTIDGSNNNLADPTLNQANTDFGRVGAANFADGFNEMTPGPNPREISNIVVAQEDTGGDGPHLMDDNGVALSGMMYAWGQFIDHDLDLERQGTTTDASIVVPANDQFLEPGSLIPFTRVAIDPATGVEGSPATAINTVTGWLDGSQIYGSDAVTAASLRTADGHMKVSEGNNLPIVDGSFLAGDVRASENPDLTALQTLFVREHNYQVDKLHAEHPNWSGDRLYETAKAITTAEMVNITYNEFLPHLLGDNAIAAYQGYDPNVDARISEEFEGAAYRFGHSIVSDEISAIDNYGAFTSEQTLAESFFEPTGVFAETGADGLLRHLTGDLANPLDSHIVDGLRNLLFDPPAGIDLAAINIQRAHDLGLGTLNQTREALGLEAYTSFDQLTSDPETAAAFAQAYQGDINAVDLWAGGLAEDHLAGSVIGETFGKIIADQFTALRDGDRYYFENQGFDQKTLSEIKATTLSDLILRNTDTTAMQDDAFIATERHSGTLAGVDPNGDDAADGMAQLVIGSDGQDTLTGGDLNDTLVAASGHMTMTGGEGADTFVFDFNLINGQHNTATITDFDPKVDKLQLLNDQYVKISSDHHGGTLLQVGNDTIDLPDVKPNELNDRGWA, from the coding sequence ATGGCAGTTCGATTCCATACCCTCGACTTCCGAACCATCGACGGCTCCAACAACAATCTTGCCGATCCCACCTTGAACCAGGCCAACACCGACTTTGGCCGAGTGGGTGCGGCGAATTTCGCCGATGGGTTCAATGAAATGACACCAGGGCCGAATCCCCGCGAGATAAGTAACATCGTTGTGGCGCAGGAGGACACCGGAGGGGACGGCCCGCATTTGATGGACGACAACGGCGTCGCGCTATCAGGCATGATGTATGCGTGGGGACAGTTCATCGATCATGACCTTGACCTGGAACGACAAGGCACGACGACGGATGCTTCAATAGTGGTCCCTGCCAACGATCAATTTCTTGAGCCCGGCAGTTTAATTCCCTTTACGCGAGTGGCAATTGATCCGGCTACTGGCGTGGAGGGAAGTCCAGCTACTGCGATTAATACGGTTACCGGTTGGCTGGATGGATCACAAATCTATGGATCGGATGCCGTTACAGCAGCCAGCCTCCGCACTGCTGATGGTCATATGAAAGTATCGGAGGGAAATAATCTACCGATTGTTGATGGCAGCTTTTTGGCAGGAGATGTGCGGGCATCGGAGAATCCAGACTTGACTGCGTTGCAAACTTTGTTTGTTCGCGAGCATAATTATCAAGTGGACAAGCTGCACGCGGAGCACCCAAACTGGTCTGGTGACAGATTATACGAGACCGCGAAAGCCATCACGACAGCCGAGATGGTCAACATAACATATAACGAATTTCTTCCGCACCTCCTGGGTGACAATGCCATAGCGGCCTACCAAGGCTATGATCCTAATGTTGACGCCAGAATCAGTGAAGAGTTCGAAGGTGCTGCTTACCGTTTTGGTCACTCAATTGTCTCTGACGAGATCAGTGCCATCGATAATTATGGTGCGTTCACCTCGGAACAAACTCTGGCAGAATCATTCTTTGAGCCGACTGGAGTGTTCGCTGAGACCGGGGCTGATGGATTATTACGCCATCTCACTGGTGATCTTGCCAACCCGCTCGATAGCCATATCGTCGATGGCCTTCGCAATTTGTTGTTCGATCCACCTGCCGGGATTGATCTAGCTGCGATCAATATTCAGCGCGCTCATGACTTAGGCTTGGGCACGTTGAACCAAACCAGAGAAGCATTAGGGCTGGAAGCTTATACCAGCTTTGATCAACTGACGTCTGACCCGGAGACAGCAGCTGCCTTTGCGCAGGCTTATCAAGGCGACATCAACGCTGTTGATCTTTGGGCAGGAGGTCTGGCGGAGGACCACTTGGCCGGGTCAGTCATTGGTGAAACCTTCGGCAAGATCATTGCTGATCAGTTCACAGCATTACGTGACGGTGATCGTTACTATTTCGAAAACCAAGGCTTTGATCAAAAGACGTTGAGTGAGATCAAGGCAACCACCCTCTCTGACTTGATCTTGCGGAATACCGATACGACGGCAATGCAGGATGACGCCTTTATAGCGACTGAGCGTCACAGCGGCACATTGGCTGGTGTCGATCCAAACGGTGATGACGCAGCAGACGGTATGGCTCAACTGGTAATCGGATCAGATGGTCAAGATACCCTAACCGGTGGCGATCTAAACGACACGCTTGTCGCGGCGAGCGGTCATATGACGATGACCGGTGGTGAAGGTGCCGATACCTTTGTGTTCGACTTTAATCTCATCAACGGTCAGCACAATACTGCCACCATCACCGACTTCGATCCGAAGGTGGACAAGCTGCAGCTTTTAAACGACCAATACGTCAAAATATCCTCCGACCACCACGGCGGAACACTGCTGCAAGTCGGCAACGACACCATCGACTTGCCGGACGTAAAGCCGAATGAGTTGAACGATCGAGGCTGGGCATAA
- a CDS encoding nuclear transport factor 2 family protein: MLRFFRGVPENCFVEMRQLREEDIMRIAPALLFCLLTATPSVSFAADAKTDVEKAYATFDAAFNKQDAKAVAANYVPTAKVLPPTHEVASGPAEIEKFFAGFFANGVTGHKLEVIDAGGDDKVVVGTAKWSATGKDKDGKPAPFSGLAMHVFERQADGSLKLRFHTFN, encoded by the coding sequence ATGCTTCGGTTTTTCCGGGGCGTGCCCGAAAACTGCTTTGTCGAGATGCGCCAACTTAGAGAGGAGGACATCATGCGCATAGCTCCAGCATTACTTTTTTGTCTACTCACCGCTACTCCCTCGGTATCGTTCGCCGCAGACGCCAAGACCGACGTCGAGAAAGCCTACGCCACCTTTGATGCCGCATTCAACAAACAGGACGCGAAGGCCGTCGCTGCCAACTATGTCCCGACCGCCAAGGTGCTGCCGCCGACGCACGAAGTCGCGTCAGGCCCAGCGGAGATCGAAAAGTTCTTTGCCGGGTTTTTCGCGAATGGTGTGACCGGCCACAAGCTGGAGGTTATCGACGCGGGCGGAGACGACAAGGTCGTCGTCGGCACAGCCAAGTGGAGCGCTACGGGCAAGGACAAGGACGGCAAACCGGCTCCCTTTAGTGGACTTGCCATGCACGTCTTCGAACGCCAAGCGGATGGTTCGTTAAAGCTGAGGTTTCATACCTTCAATTGA
- a CDS encoding DUF3987 domain-containing protein — MNAHDPNSPGGEPMAIDDGVASAKVHISFFKDLAANTCTTDNLTLMELRERVLNAAAREKGKLPLLKLAVFGTKRSANGSLRHDANLTHITGIELEHDDQNIAFDDALKAVSELGISALVYTSPSHSPGAERWRILAPTSQPLPPETRAKLVARLNGAMKTKLGAQKIAANESFALSQAFFYGWVMNKPGLDHRAEVIDGDFIDLRDDLAQSEVTGAKAADQTSAEPGDPFSDYSDRYGAKRGKSEEELLALLKQSRATPGKGWREPMLLFVGSTVGKGWSDLQIKLACAPYSDGGIDDRDIQELIDYTRKKFGKPEPDEAEGGDATNAGPKAAVDPVDLWGKFEPPSLLRGLLPDVIERFAHDQGMDMGADMSAIAVSALAVCAGAIPDSVRLQVKRHNTGWFEAARLWVALVGPPSSKKSPIMIAAARPLRKIDADQARDYADQRAVYDKLPKEEKLKTNPPKQVRSILQDTTIEAAQDVAKDSPDGLLCYQDELSGWFGSMDKYSAGRGSAKDRSFWLEAFNGSTYSVQRVGRGLVYIDNLSISLIGGIQPEPIRQIADEAVDDGLLQRLLPIMVSPAKAGRDEAASPVVAEYTALIRHLHCLGNATLRFDDGAQAYRQELELKHLNLQSLEFVHRKLAAHIGKYDGIFARLCVIWHCAENMVGFGDIPAVISEAAARRVGAFLHGFLLPHAMAFYTTVLGLSNDHDCVTAVAGYILSHGLKKITNRDLKRGDRVMRRLSPEAGLAVFEQLEAFGWLERTPSRLRGAPTHWLVNPAVHQKFAERAKVEAARRAEVRQTIADAVGGGVEP; from the coding sequence GTGAACGCGCACGATCCCAATTCGCCGGGCGGCGAGCCGATGGCTATCGATGATGGTGTCGCCAGTGCCAAGGTGCACATCAGCTTCTTCAAGGACCTTGCAGCCAATACCTGCACCACCGACAACCTGACCTTGATGGAATTGCGCGAGCGTGTCTTGAACGCTGCCGCGCGAGAGAAGGGCAAGCTGCCGTTGTTGAAGCTGGCGGTGTTCGGCACGAAGCGTAGCGCCAATGGCAGTCTGCGCCATGACGCCAACCTGACGCACATCACCGGCATCGAGTTGGAACATGACGACCAGAACATCGCCTTTGATGACGCCTTGAAGGCCGTTAGCGAACTGGGCATCTCCGCGCTCGTCTACACGTCGCCTTCGCACAGCCCTGGCGCAGAGCGCTGGCGCATCCTCGCTCCGACCTCGCAGCCGCTCCCGCCTGAGACGCGCGCCAAGCTGGTGGCTCGCCTCAATGGCGCCATGAAAACCAAGCTCGGCGCGCAGAAGATTGCTGCCAACGAGAGCTTCGCGCTGAGTCAGGCGTTCTTTTACGGCTGGGTGATGAACAAGCCGGGCCTTGACCATCGCGCCGAAGTGATCGACGGGGACTTCATTGATCTGCGCGACGACCTTGCTCAATCCGAGGTCACTGGCGCAAAGGCGGCTGACCAGACATCTGCCGAACCGGGTGATCCGTTTTCTGATTACTCCGACCGTTACGGCGCGAAGCGCGGCAAAAGCGAAGAAGAGTTGCTGGCGCTGCTCAAGCAGAGCCGCGCCACGCCCGGCAAGGGCTGGCGCGAGCCCATGTTGTTGTTCGTTGGCAGCACCGTCGGCAAAGGTTGGTCCGACCTCCAGATCAAGTTGGCGTGTGCGCCATACAGTGACGGCGGCATCGATGACCGCGATATTCAGGAGCTGATCGATTACACGCGCAAGAAGTTCGGAAAGCCAGAGCCGGATGAAGCCGAGGGCGGCGACGCAACCAACGCTGGTCCGAAGGCTGCGGTTGATCCGGTCGATCTGTGGGGCAAGTTCGAGCCGCCGTCGTTGCTGCGCGGGTTGCTGCCGGATGTCATCGAACGCTTTGCGCACGACCAAGGAATGGACATGGGTGCCGATATGTCGGCTATCGCCGTGTCGGCGCTGGCCGTCTGCGCGGGAGCCATTCCCGACAGCGTTCGTCTTCAGGTCAAGCGCCACAACACCGGTTGGTTTGAAGCTGCTCGGCTGTGGGTAGCGCTCGTCGGCCCGCCCAGCTCGAAGAAGAGCCCGATCATGATCGCAGCAGCCCGCCCGCTGCGCAAGATCGACGCCGATCAGGCGCGCGACTATGCCGACCAGCGCGCCGTCTATGACAAGCTGCCGAAGGAGGAAAAGCTCAAGACCAATCCGCCGAAGCAAGTGCGCAGCATTCTTCAGGATACCACGATTGAGGCTGCGCAGGATGTCGCCAAGGACAGCCCAGATGGCCTGCTTTGCTATCAGGACGAATTGTCTGGCTGGTTCGGTTCCATGGACAAATATTCCGCCGGTCGGGGCTCGGCCAAAGATCGTTCGTTCTGGCTGGAAGCATTTAACGGTAGCACCTATTCGGTGCAGCGGGTCGGACGTGGCCTGGTCTACATCGACAATCTGTCAATCTCGCTCATTGGCGGCATCCAGCCGGAGCCCATCCGCCAGATTGCAGACGAAGCAGTGGACGACGGTTTGTTGCAGCGCCTGTTGCCGATCATGGTGTCACCCGCCAAGGCTGGCCGGGATGAAGCTGCGTCTCCGGTCGTGGCGGAGTACACCGCTCTGATCCGCCATCTGCACTGCCTCGGCAACGCGACACTCCGCTTTGATGATGGCGCGCAGGCTTATCGACAGGAGTTGGAACTCAAGCACCTGAACTTGCAGTCTCTTGAGTTCGTCCACCGCAAACTTGCTGCGCATATCGGCAAGTACGACGGCATCTTTGCGCGGCTGTGCGTCATCTGGCACTGCGCCGAGAATATGGTGGGCTTCGGCGATATTCCCGCCGTGATCAGCGAGGCAGCGGCCCGGCGGGTTGGTGCCTTTCTGCACGGTTTCCTGCTGCCGCACGCCATGGCGTTCTATACGACCGTGCTCGGGCTATCAAACGACCACGATTGCGTCACAGCAGTCGCGGGATACATCCTGTCTCACGGCCTGAAGAAGATCACCAATCGCGACCTCAAGCGGGGTGACCGTGTCATGCGTCGCCTCTCGCCAGAGGCTGGACTGGCGGTGTTCGAGCAACTGGAGGCGTTTGGCTGGCTTGAGCGCACCCCCTCGCGATTGCGCGGCGCTCCCACGCATTGGTTGGTCAATCCGGCGGTGCATCAAAAATTTGCCGAGAGGGCGAAGGTCGAAGCCGCTCGCCGTGCAGAAGTTCGCCAGACGATTGCCGACGCTGTCGGTGGGGGAGTGGAGCCGTGA
- a CDS encoding DUF5677 domain-containing protein — translation MTEAKGPFPAVERATVDPVAIAAFTREWDFMVLASELLREVTSYVSVAACVLGPAPAWTRDQAAVGGNMVRLSKLLSAFLDQTVQKRMETSTILSRLAFETIVNVRYLIADFSPELVSSFVRHSLKHERRLHDTIQANIRERGGEVLHIEQRMLNSIDRAARMAGVMLDSVDLKDRAPWGGKDLRQKAAAVGLQQPYLAVFGGMSHNVHGSWHDLYQFHLVSDEAGAFTPNFEWGRPRPQPLFALGHLALSAVAEFLIFIGGEAAFDQLRQQLGDLGARIESVDQAHESYLSGKTWPAI, via the coding sequence ATGACCGAAGCAAAAGGACCATTCCCCGCTGTCGAGCGGGCGACCGTAGACCCGGTCGCAATTGCCGCCTTCACACGCGAATGGGACTTCATGGTCCTCGCCTCGGAGCTGTTGCGAGAGGTGACATCCTACGTCAGCGTGGCGGCATGTGTTCTCGGACCGGCACCGGCATGGACACGCGATCAGGCTGCGGTCGGCGGCAACATGGTGCGGCTTTCCAAGTTGCTCTCTGCGTTCCTCGACCAGACCGTACAGAAAAGGATGGAGACCAGCACGATCCTGAGCCGACTGGCGTTCGAGACCATCGTCAATGTCCGCTATCTGATCGCGGACTTCTCCCCAGAACTGGTTAGCTCCTTCGTCCGTCATTCGCTGAAGCACGAGCGCAGGCTGCACGACACAATCCAAGCCAACATCCGAGAGCGCGGCGGAGAAGTCCTTCACATCGAGCAGCGCATGCTCAATTCTATTGATCGGGCCGCGCGGATGGCCGGTGTCATGCTCGACAGCGTTGATCTTAAGGACCGAGCACCTTGGGGCGGCAAAGACCTGCGTCAGAAGGCGGCGGCTGTCGGGCTGCAGCAGCCGTATCTGGCCGTCTTCGGAGGCATGTCCCACAACGTGCACGGCTCTTGGCACGACCTGTATCAATTCCACTTGGTATCGGATGAAGCCGGTGCGTTTACTCCGAATTTCGAGTGGGGTCGGCCGCGCCCGCAGCCGCTCTTCGCGCTCGGACATCTCGCGCTTTCCGCAGTGGCAGAGTTTCTGATCTTTATTGGAGGTGAGGCCGCGTTCGATCAGTTGCGCCAACAATTGGGCGACCTCGGCGCACGCATCGAGTCGGTGGACCAAGCGCACGAGAGCTACCTGTCGGGCAAGACTTGGCCCGCGATCTAA
- a CDS encoding recombinase family protein: MIRAAIYARFSSDLQSDKSIDDQVASCRDLCSREGMAVISTFEDRAISGTGAINRPGFQALMRAAEARLFDVIVAEDLDRVFRDQADYHTARKHLDHLGVSLHTVSGKVGKLDGALRALMSEMFIENLVIHTRRGLEGVIRDGRHAGGRAYGYRAVRGKPGELEIVEAEAEIVREIFADYISGKTPRMIANDLNKRGVRPPRGRQWNASTINGNVSRGGGLVLNGLYAGRIIWNKVRMIKDPVTRKRLSRPNPKDQYKIVEAPHLRIVDDATFRGAQAVKAERRRDATPATAQKARAPKRVFSGLIRCGSCGGGMASIGSDAKGLRLQCSTHRESGSCGNGRRVYLDDIEALAIKGLRQHLAHPEVITEFVDAYNAERKRLKKEASTERSRLERRLGEIGREMKRIVDSIVITGMPPEQFVARMQELEAEKAKVIAGLDAAKESDNVIALHPKALDRYKRAVVELADEFKRGTPTEFATIRELVTAIIVHASPSRPGGIGTKANAEDDRSVRIDIKGRLAALCGNPALFPNMAMSGGTLVAGDRFHQSPPGKSLPFSVFAAKKSYGASSQNSA; the protein is encoded by the coding sequence ATGATCCGCGCCGCCATTTACGCCCGCTTCTCCTCCGACCTGCAAAGCGACAAGTCGATCGACGATCAAGTTGCATCGTGCCGCGACCTTTGCAGTCGCGAGGGCATGGCGGTGATCTCGACGTTTGAGGATAGGGCCATCTCAGGCACCGGCGCGATCAACCGTCCCGGCTTCCAAGCCCTGATGCGCGCCGCCGAGGCACGGCTATTCGACGTCATTGTCGCCGAGGATTTGGATCGCGTTTTTCGCGATCAGGCCGACTATCACACTGCCCGCAAGCATCTCGATCACCTTGGCGTGTCACTGCACACCGTGTCCGGCAAGGTCGGCAAGCTCGACGGCGCGTTGCGTGCGCTGATGAGCGAGATGTTCATCGAAAATCTCGTGATCCACACGCGGCGCGGACTTGAGGGGGTGATCCGCGATGGCCGGCACGCCGGCGGCCGAGCCTATGGCTATCGCGCGGTGCGGGGCAAGCCGGGCGAGTTGGAGATCGTCGAAGCCGAGGCCGAGATCGTGCGCGAGATTTTCGCCGATTACATCTCGGGCAAGACGCCGCGCATGATCGCGAACGATCTCAACAAGCGCGGTGTGCGGCCGCCGCGTGGGCGCCAATGGAACGCATCAACGATTAACGGCAACGTGTCGCGCGGCGGCGGGCTGGTCCTGAACGGTCTGTATGCCGGCCGGATCATCTGGAACAAGGTCCGCATGATCAAAGACCCGGTGACGCGCAAGCGTCTCTCGCGTCCCAATCCAAAGGATCAATACAAGATCGTCGAGGCGCCGCATCTGCGCATCGTTGATGATGCGACATTCAGGGGTGCGCAAGCTGTCAAGGCCGAGCGCCGCCGTGACGCCACGCCGGCGACCGCGCAAAAGGCCCGCGCGCCGAAGCGGGTCTTTTCCGGGTTGATCAGGTGCGGTTCGTGCGGCGGCGGCATGGCGTCAATCGGCAGCGACGCGAAAGGTCTTCGCTTGCAATGCTCGACGCATAGGGAAAGCGGATCGTGCGGAAATGGCCGCCGCGTTTATCTCGACGACATCGAGGCGCTCGCGATCAAGGGGCTCCGCCAGCACCTCGCGCATCCCGAGGTGATCACCGAATTTGTCGATGCCTATAACGCCGAGCGCAAGCGGCTCAAGAAAGAGGCGAGCACCGAACGCTCCCGGCTGGAACGGCGGCTCGGGGAGATCGGGCGCGAGATGAAGCGTATCGTTGACTCCATCGTGATCACGGGCATGCCGCCAGAACAGTTCGTCGCCCGGATGCAGGAGCTTGAGGCCGAGAAGGCCAAGGTCATCGCGGGGCTCGATGCCGCCAAGGAAAGCGACAACGTCATCGCCCTGCACCCCAAGGCGCTCGACCGCTACAAGCGCGCTGTTGTGGAACTAGCCGACGAGTTCAAGCGCGGCACGCCGACCGAGTTTGCGACCATCCGCGAGCTGGTGACGGCGATTATCGTGCATGCCAGCCCGAGCCGGCCGGGCGGCATCGGGACCAAAGCCAACGCCGAAGATGACCGGAGCGTTCGGATCGACATCAAGGGCCGCCTCGCCGCGTTGTGCGGCAATCCGGCCCTGTTTCCGAACATGGCTATGTCGGGGGGAACGTTGGTAGCGGGAGACCGTTTCCACCAAAGCCCCCCCGGCAAATCCCTCCCATTTTCGGTGTTCGCGGCAAAGAAATCTTACGGGGCCTCCTCTCAGAATAGCGCATAG